The following are encoded in a window of Streptomyces sp. SAT1 genomic DNA:
- a CDS encoding ROK family glucokinase, with protein sequence MSTYRDLTAPIGSRRATVLRTVGTRERRSHLTAPRVPTVGIDIGGTKVMAGVVDADGNILERLRTETPDKSKSPKVVEDTIAELVLDLSDRHDVHAVGIGAAGWVDADRNRVLFAPHLSWRNEPLRDRLSERLSVPVLVDNDANAAAWAEWRFGAGRGEDHLVMITLGTGIGGAILEDGQVKRGKYGVAGEFGHMQVVPGGHRCPCGNRGCWEQYSSGNALVREARELAAADSPVAYGLIEHVKGSISEITGPMITELARGGDAMCVELLQDIGQWLGVGIANLAAALDPSCFVVGGGVSAADDLLIGPARDAFKRHLTGRGYRPEARVVRAQLGPEAGMVGAADLARLVARRFRRAKRRRVERHERYERYAQSRHDAREAL encoded by the coding sequence ATGAGCACCTACCGCGACCTCACCGCCCCCATCGGCTCCCGCCGGGCCACGGTCCTGCGCACCGTGGGCACCAGGGAGCGCCGTTCCCACCTGACGGCGCCCCGGGTCCCCACGGTCGGCATCGACATCGGCGGCACCAAGGTGATGGCGGGCGTCGTCGACGCCGACGGCAACATCCTGGAGCGGCTGCGCACGGAGACCCCCGACAAGTCCAAGAGCCCGAAGGTCGTCGAGGACACCATCGCCGAACTGGTCCTCGACCTCTCCGACCGGCACGACGTGCACGCCGTCGGCATCGGCGCGGCCGGCTGGGTCGACGCCGACCGCAACCGCGTGCTCTTCGCCCCCCACCTGTCCTGGCGCAACGAACCGCTGCGCGACCGCCTCTCCGAGCGCCTGTCGGTGCCCGTCCTGGTCGACAACGACGCCAACGCCGCCGCCTGGGCCGAGTGGCGCTTCGGCGCCGGCCGCGGCGAGGACCACCTCGTCATGATCACGCTGGGCACCGGCATCGGCGGCGCGATCCTGGAGGACGGCCAGGTCAAGCGGGGCAAGTACGGCGTGGCCGGCGAGTTCGGGCACATGCAGGTGGTGCCCGGCGGCCACCGCTGCCCGTGCGGCAACCGCGGCTGCTGGGAGCAGTACAGCTCCGGCAACGCCCTGGTGCGCGAGGCCCGCGAACTGGCCGCGGCCGACTCCCCGGTCGCCTACGGCCTCATCGAGCACGTCAAGGGCAGCATCTCCGAGATCACCGGTCCGATGATCACCGAGCTGGCCCGGGGGGGCGACGCCATGTGCGTCGAACTCCTCCAGGACATCGGCCAGTGGCTCGGCGTCGGCATCGCCAACCTCGCCGCCGCCCTCGACCCGTCCTGCTTCGTCGTCGGCGGCGGCGTCTCCGCGGCCGACGACCTGCTCATCGGCCCCGCCCGGGACGCCTTCAAGCGCCACCTCACCGGCCGCGGCTACCGCCCCGAGGCCCGCGTCGTGCGCGCCCAGCTCGGCCCCGAGGCCGGCATGGTCGGCGCCGCCGACCTCGCCCGGCTGGTCGCCCGCCGCTTCCGCCGCGCCAAGCGCCGCCGGGTGGAGCGCCACGAGCGCTACGAGCGGTACGCGCAGTCCCGCCACGACGCCCGGGAGGCGCTGTGA
- a CDS encoding GntR family transcriptional regulator has protein sequence MSLALGVDRSSPVPLYYQLAQQLEAAIERGALTPGSLLGNEIELAARLGLSRPTVRQAIQSLVDKGLLVRRRGVGTQVVHSQVRRPLELSSLYDDLEAAGQRPTSSVLVNTVVPASAEAAAALGVAEGDEVHRVERLRLTHGEPMAYLVNQLPAGLLDLDTGRLEATGLYRLLRSAGITLHSARQSIGARAASAPEAERLGESEGSPLLTMERVTFDDTGRAVEFGTHTYRPSRYSFEFQLLVRS, from the coding sequence GTGTCGCTCGCGCTCGGCGTCGACCGGAGTTCCCCCGTGCCGCTGTACTACCAGCTGGCACAGCAGCTGGAGGCGGCGATCGAGCGGGGCGCCCTGACGCCGGGCAGCCTGCTGGGCAACGAGATCGAACTGGCCGCGCGGCTCGGCCTGTCCCGTCCCACCGTCCGCCAGGCCATCCAGTCGCTCGTCGACAAGGGCCTGCTGGTGCGCCGCCGCGGTGTCGGCACCCAGGTCGTGCACAGCCAGGTCAGACGCCCGCTGGAGCTGAGCAGCCTCTACGACGACCTGGAGGCGGCCGGGCAGCGCCCGACCAGCAGTGTCCTGGTCAACACCGTCGTGCCCGCGTCCGCCGAGGCCGCCGCCGCGCTCGGGGTGGCCGAGGGGGACGAGGTGCACCGGGTGGAGCGGCTGCGCCTCACCCACGGCGAGCCGATGGCGTACCTGGTCAACCAGTTGCCGGCCGGTCTGCTCGACCTGGACACCGGGCGGCTGGAGGCCACCGGCCTGTACCGCCTGCTGCGCTCGGCCGGGATCACCCTGCACAGCGCCCGGCAGTCCATCGGCGCCCGCGCCGCCTCCGCGCCCGAGGCCGAGCGGCTCGGCGAGAGCGAGGGCTCCCCGCTGCTCACCATGGAACGCGTCACGTTCGACGACACCGGTCGCGCGGTGGAGTTCGGCACCCACACCTACCGGCCGTCCCGCTATTCCTTCGAATTCCAGCTGCTCGTACGGTCTTGA
- a CDS encoding ABC transporter permease, whose translation MSATANRAEAVADERLLRTSPLRKLLARPELGSVVGAVAVFVFFAVIADGFVRASSLSTVLYASSTIGIMAVPVALLMIGGEFDLSAGVMVTSSALLSSMFSYQLTANVWVGVGVSLLVTLAIGAFNGFMLTRTRLPSFIITLGTFLMLTGMNLGFTKLIDGTVSTKTIGDMEGFPAAHAVFASTLSVGGVDFKITILWWLALVAVASWILLRTRTGNWIFAVGGNQDAARAVGVPVTRTKIGLYMGVALGAWISGQHLLFSFDAVQSGEGVGNELIYIIAAVIGGCLITGGYGSAIGSAVGALLFGMTSKGIVFAEWNPDWFKFFLGAMLLLATLLNAWVRKRAEATT comes from the coding sequence ATGAGCGCGACCGCGAACCGGGCCGAGGCGGTCGCCGACGAACGGCTGCTGCGCACCTCCCCGCTGCGCAAGCTGCTCGCCCGGCCCGAGCTGGGCTCGGTCGTCGGCGCCGTCGCCGTCTTCGTCTTCTTCGCCGTCATCGCCGACGGATTCGTCCGCGCCTCCAGCCTCAGCACCGTGCTGTACGCGTCCTCCACCATCGGCATCATGGCCGTACCGGTCGCGCTGCTGATGATCGGCGGTGAGTTCGACCTGTCCGCGGGCGTCATGGTGACCTCCTCCGCGCTCCTGTCGTCGATGTTCAGCTACCAGCTGACCGCCAACGTATGGGTCGGCGTCGGCGTCTCCCTGCTGGTCACCCTCGCCATCGGCGCGTTCAACGGCTTCATGCTCACCCGCACCAGGCTGCCCAGCTTCATCATCACGCTGGGCACCTTCCTGATGCTGACCGGCATGAACCTCGGCTTCACCAAACTGATCGACGGCACGGTCTCCACCAAGACCATCGGCGACATGGAGGGCTTCCCGGCCGCCCACGCCGTCTTCGCCTCCACGCTCAGCGTCGGCGGCGTCGACTTCAAGATCACCATCCTGTGGTGGCTCGCCCTGGTGGCCGTCGCCTCCTGGATCCTGCTGCGCACCCGCACCGGCAACTGGATCTTCGCCGTCGGCGGCAACCAGGACGCCGCCCGCGCGGTCGGCGTCCCGGTCACCCGGACCAAGATCGGCCTGTACATGGGCGTGGCCCTCGGCGCGTGGATCTCCGGCCAGCATCTGCTGTTCTCCTTCGACGCCGTGCAGTCCGGCGAGGGCGTCGGCAACGAGCTGATCTACATCATCGCCGCCGTCATCGGCGGCTGCCTGATCACCGGCGGCTACGGCAGCGCCATCGGCTCGGCGGTCGGCGCGCTGCTGTTCGGCATGACCAGCAAGGGCATCGTCTTCGCCGAGTGGAATCCCGACTGGTTCAAGTTCTTCCTCGGAGCGATGTTGCTCCTGGCGACCCTGCTCAACGCCTGGGTCCGCAAGCGGGCGGAGGCCACCACATGA
- a CDS encoding sugar ABC transporter substrate-binding protein — protein sequence MARFPTWVGMALAGALSLSLAGCSSTGGKRAEDARKAAAAQGRAAVNTPRWTFAMITHSGDGDTFWDIVQNGAKQAAVKDNINFLYSHDDEAQQQAQLVDAAVDKKVDGIIVTLAKPDAMKAAVTRAEKAGIPVITVNSGSAESKAFGALTHVGQDETVAGEAVGEELNKRGRKKVLCVLHEQGNVGHEQRCAGVAKTFSGKVDNLYVNGTNMPDVQSAVGAKLQADKAVDAVVTLGAPYADTAVKAKQDAGSKAEIDTFDLNAKVAAELKDGTLGFAVDQQPYLQGYQAVDLLWLYKYNADVLGGGKPVLTGPQIVTKDQAGALEQYAQRGTR from the coding sequence GTGGCACGGTTTCCAACCTGGGTAGGCATGGCGCTCGCAGGGGCGCTGTCGCTGTCCCTCGCGGGATGCAGCAGCACCGGCGGCAAGCGGGCGGAGGACGCCCGCAAGGCCGCGGCGGCCCAGGGCCGGGCGGCGGTGAACACCCCCCGCTGGACCTTCGCGATGATCACCCACTCCGGGGACGGCGACACCTTCTGGGACATCGTGCAGAACGGTGCCAAGCAGGCCGCGGTCAAGGACAACATCAACTTCCTGTACTCCCACGACGACGAGGCGCAGCAGCAGGCGCAGCTCGTGGACGCAGCGGTGGACAAGAAGGTCGACGGCATCATCGTCACGCTCGCCAAGCCCGACGCCATGAAGGCCGCCGTGACCCGCGCCGAGAAGGCCGGCATCCCGGTGATCACCGTGAACTCCGGCTCCGCCGAGTCCAAGGCGTTCGGCGCGCTCACCCACGTCGGCCAGGACGAGACCGTCGCCGGTGAGGCCGTCGGCGAGGAGCTGAACAAGCGCGGCAGGAAGAAGGTCCTCTGCGTCCTGCACGAGCAGGGCAACGTCGGCCACGAGCAGCGCTGCGCCGGAGTCGCCAAGACCTTCTCCGGCAAGGTCGACAACCTCTACGTCAACGGCACCAACATGCCCGACGTGCAGTCCGCGGTCGGCGCCAAGCTCCAGGCCGACAAGGCCGTCGACGCCGTCGTCACCCTCGGCGCGCCCTACGCGGACACCGCCGTGAAGGCGAAGCAGGACGCGGGCAGCAAGGCCGAGATCGACACCTTCGACCTCAACGCCAAGGTCGCCGCCGAACTGAAGGACGGCACCCTCGGCTTCGCCGTCGACCAGCAGCCCTACCTCCAGGGCTACCAGGCCGTCGACCTGCTGTGGCTCTACAAGTACAACGCCGACGTCCTCGGCGGCGGCAAGCCGGTGCTCACCGGCCCGCAGATCGTCACCAAGGACCAGGCCGGCGCCCTGGAGCAGTACGCGCAGCGGGGCACCCGATGA
- a CDS encoding DEAD/DEAH box helicase, whose protein sequence is MSGAAGGSGSALPAHGPAVSVRLPAVFVPAPLPREGRIVLWDPDAPASDALPGPVPPAVGAPPVPTTLTVVRPHGAALRRRTVPALSLPIDAALPHLLRARHDPAAHPATACWGAAALHALRLSARGRLLPGLTATGHDAWRAGPLDPGDIAHLRAVAAALPPEGHAVPLPGTGPLRLPEPEALLRAFLDAVADTLPRTPAAPHTAGRPFAHRAPQHLPAAQDWAAQVAAGTDAGVRISLRLDLSAYDLFDADPADSPAGGVGGRPTRRSGTAIVQVHSLADPTLVADATSLWAGEADAAFGPRARVDAALAVRRAARVWPPLDRLAEQDVPDVLALSEEEAGELLGVAATRLAAAGVAVHWPRDLADDLTATAVVRSAPGSATDGTGFFESEELLRFSWQLALGGDPLTEAEMDALAEAHRPVVRLRDRWVLVDPALVRKARRRDLGLLDPVDALSAALTGTTEVDGETVEAVPVGALAALRDRITAGVRPAEPPPGLRATLRDYQLRGLGWLDLMTSLGLGGCLADDMGLGKTVTLIALHLKRARREPTLVVCPASLLGNWQREITRFAPGVPVRRFHGPDRTLDGLDGGFVLTTYGTMRSTAPLLAEQPWGLVVADEAQHVKNPHSATAKALRTIPSPARVALTGTPVENNLSELWALLDWTTPGLLGPLTSFRARHARAVENGEDEDAARRLARLVRPFLLRRRKSDPGIVPELPPKTETDHPVPLTREQAALYEAVVRESMLAIETAQGIARRGLVLKLLTSLKQICDHPALYLKDGDMPGGDRAAARSGKLALLDELLDTLLAEDGSALVFTQYVGMARLITSHLAARAVPVDLLHGGTPVPERERMVDRFQEGATPVLVLSLKAAGTGLNLTRAGHVVHFDRWWNPAVEEQATDRAYRIGQTQPVQVHRLITEGTVEDRIAEMLAAKRALAEAVLGTGESALTELSDRELSDLVSLRRGA, encoded by the coding sequence ATGTCCGGCGCTGCCGGAGGCTCCGGTTCGGCACTGCCGGCGCACGGACCCGCCGTGTCCGTCCGCCTCCCCGCCGTCTTCGTGCCCGCGCCGCTGCCGCGCGAAGGCCGCATCGTCCTGTGGGACCCGGACGCGCCGGCCTCCGACGCCCTGCCGGGACCCGTCCCACCTGCCGTCGGCGCCCCGCCCGTCCCCACGACCCTCACGGTGGTCCGGCCGCACGGCGCCGCCCTCCGCCGCAGGACCGTCCCCGCCCTGTCCCTGCCGATCGACGCGGCCCTGCCCCACCTGCTGCGCGCCCGCCACGACCCCGCCGCCCACCCCGCCACGGCCTGCTGGGGCGCCGCCGCCCTGCACGCGCTGCGGCTGAGCGCGCGGGGCCGCCTCCTGCCGGGCCTGACCGCCACCGGACACGACGCCTGGCGGGCCGGGCCGCTCGACCCCGGCGACATCGCCCACCTGCGGGCCGTCGCCGCGGCCCTGCCCCCCGAGGGACACGCCGTGCCGCTGCCCGGCACCGGCCCGCTCCGGCTGCCGGAACCGGAAGCGCTGCTGCGCGCCTTCCTCGACGCCGTCGCCGACACCCTGCCCCGCACCCCGGCCGCCCCGCACACCGCGGGCCGGCCCTTCGCCCACCGCGCTCCCCAGCACCTTCCGGCCGCGCAGGACTGGGCGGCCCAGGTCGCCGCGGGCACGGACGCCGGAGTCCGGATCTCCCTGCGCCTGGACCTGTCGGCGTACGACCTCTTCGACGCGGACCCGGCGGACAGCCCGGCGGGCGGCGTCGGCGGGCGGCCGACGCGCAGGTCGGGCACCGCGATCGTCCAGGTGCACAGCCTCGCCGACCCCACCCTCGTCGCCGACGCGACGTCCCTGTGGGCGGGCGAGGCCGACGCGGCGTTCGGCCCCCGCGCGCGCGTGGACGCCGCCCTGGCCGTGCGCCGCGCGGCCCGGGTCTGGCCGCCGCTCGACCGGCTCGCCGAGCAGGACGTGCCCGACGTGCTCGCCCTGTCCGAGGAGGAGGCGGGCGAACTGCTCGGCGTCGCCGCGACCCGGCTGGCGGCGGCCGGCGTCGCCGTGCACTGGCCGCGCGACCTGGCCGACGACCTCACCGCGACCGCGGTCGTGCGGTCCGCTCCCGGCTCCGCGACCGACGGCACCGGCTTCTTCGAGAGCGAAGAGCTGCTGCGCTTCTCCTGGCAGCTCGCGCTCGGCGGCGACCCGCTCACCGAGGCCGAGATGGACGCCCTCGCCGAGGCCCACCGCCCGGTCGTCCGGCTCCGGGACCGCTGGGTCCTGGTCGACCCGGCCCTGGTCCGCAAGGCCCGCCGCCGCGACCTGGGCCTGCTCGACCCGGTCGACGCGCTCTCCGCCGCCCTCACCGGCACCACCGAGGTCGACGGCGAGACGGTCGAGGCCGTGCCGGTCGGTGCCCTCGCCGCCCTGCGCGACCGCATCACCGCGGGCGTACGCCCGGCCGAACCGCCCCCGGGCCTGCGCGCCACCCTGCGCGACTACCAGCTGCGCGGCCTCGGCTGGCTCGACCTCATGACCTCCCTCGGCCTCGGCGGCTGCCTCGCCGACGACATGGGCCTCGGCAAGACCGTCACCCTCATCGCCCTGCATCTGAAGCGGGCCCGCCGCGAACCCACCCTGGTGGTCTGCCCGGCCTCCCTGCTGGGCAACTGGCAGCGGGAGATCACCCGGTTCGCGCCCGGCGTCCCCGTCCGCCGCTTCCACGGCCCGGACCGCACCCTGGACGGCCTCGACGGCGGCTTCGTCCTCACCACGTACGGCACCATGCGCTCGACCGCGCCCCTGCTCGCCGAGCAGCCCTGGGGCCTGGTCGTCGCGGACGAGGCACAGCACGTCAAGAACCCTCACTCGGCGACCGCGAAGGCCCTGCGCACGATCCCGTCGCCCGCCCGCGTCGCCCTGACCGGCACCCCCGTGGAGAACAACCTCTCCGAACTGTGGGCCCTCCTCGACTGGACCACCCCCGGCCTCCTCGGCCCCCTCACCTCCTTCCGCGCCCGCCACGCACGCGCCGTGGAGAACGGCGAGGACGAGGACGCCGCCCGGCGGCTGGCCCGGCTGGTGCGGCCCTTCCTGCTGCGCCGCAGGAAGTCCGACCCGGGCATCGTCCCCGAGCTGCCGCCCAAGACCGAGACCGACCACCCGGTCCCGCTCACCCGCGAACAGGCCGCGCTCTACGAGGCGGTGGTACGGGAATCGATGCTGGCCATCGAGACCGCGCAGGGCATCGCCCGCCGCGGCCTGGTCCTCAAACTGCTCACCTCGCTCAAGCAGATCTGCGACCACCCGGCCCTCTACCTGAAGGACGGGGACATGCCCGGCGGCGACCGGGCGGCGGCCCGCTCGGGCAAGCTCGCCCTGCTCGACGAACTGCTGGACACCCTGCTCGCCGAGGACGGCTCCGCCCTCGTCTTCACCCAGTACGTGGGCATGGCCCGGCTGATCACCTCCCATCTCGCCGCCCGCGCGGTCCCCGTCGACCTGCTCCACGGCGGCACCCCGGTCCCCGAGCGCGAACGCATGGTGGACCGCTTCCAGGAGGGCGCCACCCCCGTCCTCGTCCTCTCCCTGAAGGCGGCCGGCACCGGCCTGAACCTCACCCGCGCGGGCCATGTCGTCCACTTCGACCGCTGGTGGAACCCGGCCGTCGAGGAACAGGCCACCGACCGCGCCTACCGCATCGGCCAGACCCAGCCCGTCCAGGTCCACCGCCTCATCACCGAGGGCACCGTCGAGGACCGCATCGCCGAGATGCTCGCCGCGAAGCGCGCCCTGGCCGAGGCCGTCCTCGGCACCGGCGAGTCCGCCCTCACCGAGCTGTCCGACCGGGAGCTGTCCGACCTGGTGTCGCTGCGGAGGGGGGCCTGA
- a CDS encoding response regulator: protein MTAIRVLLVDDDPLVRAGLSFMMGGADDIEIVGEAADGHEVEALVERSRPDVVLMDVRMPGMDGLTATERLRSRPKAPQVVVLTTFHADDQVLRALRAGAAGFVLKDTPPAEIVAAVRRVAAGDPVLSPTVTRQLIRHAAGGAGGAGEDRRTRARERLTALNAREREVAVRVGQGLANARIASELYMSVATVKTHVSRILAKLSLNNRVQIALLAHDAGLLDEEAG from the coding sequence ATGACCGCGATCCGAGTGCTCCTCGTCGACGACGACCCGCTGGTGAGAGCCGGTCTGTCCTTCATGATGGGAGGCGCGGACGACATCGAGATCGTCGGCGAGGCGGCCGACGGGCACGAGGTGGAGGCACTGGTCGAGCGCTCCCGGCCGGACGTCGTCCTGATGGACGTCCGCATGCCGGGCATGGACGGGCTGACCGCGACGGAGCGCCTGCGCTCCCGGCCCAAGGCACCGCAGGTCGTGGTCCTGACCACCTTCCACGCCGACGACCAGGTGCTGCGCGCGCTGCGTGCGGGCGCCGCCGGGTTCGTCCTCAAGGACACCCCGCCGGCCGAGATCGTCGCCGCGGTGCGCCGGGTGGCGGCCGGTGACCCGGTGCTCTCGCCCACGGTCACCCGCCAGCTCATCCGGCACGCCGCCGGCGGTGCGGGCGGCGCGGGCGAGGACCGGCGCACCCGCGCGCGTGAGCGCCTCACCGCGCTCAACGCGCGCGAGCGCGAGGTGGCCGTCCGGGTCGGACAGGGCCTGGCCAACGCCCGGATAGCGAGCGAGCTCTACATGAGCGTCGCCACCGTCAAGACACATGTCTCCCGCATCCTCGCCAAGCTCTCCCTCAACAACCGGGTGCAGATCGCCCTGCTGGCCCACGACGCGGGACTCCTCGACGAGGAAGCGGGCTGA
- a CDS encoding ATP-binding cassette domain-containing protein produces MTQTDTRTPLVELSGVSKHYGTVRALEGVSLQVHAGEITCVLGDNGAGKSTLIKMIAGLHRHDGGVLRVEGEETTLSSPREALDRGIATVYQDLAVVGLMPVWRNFFLGSEPTRGTGPFKRMDVDLMRRTTHAELLRMGIDLRDVDQPIGTLSGGERQCVAIARAVHFGAKVLVLDEPTAALGVKQSGVVLKYVAAARDQGLGVVLITHNPHHAYLVGDRFVLLKRGTMVGHHTRDEITLDELTRQMAGGSELDDLRHELEKSTP; encoded by the coding sequence ATGACGCAGACCGACACACGCACGCCCCTGGTGGAGCTGTCCGGCGTCAGTAAGCACTACGGCACCGTCCGCGCCCTCGAAGGCGTCTCCCTCCAGGTGCACGCCGGGGAGATCACCTGCGTCCTCGGCGACAACGGCGCGGGCAAGTCCACGCTGATCAAGATGATCGCGGGACTGCACCGGCACGACGGCGGCGTGCTGCGCGTCGAAGGGGAGGAGACCACCCTGTCCTCCCCGCGCGAGGCCCTGGACCGGGGCATCGCGACCGTCTACCAGGACCTGGCCGTCGTCGGCCTGATGCCGGTCTGGCGCAACTTCTTCCTCGGCTCGGAACCCACCCGGGGCACCGGCCCCTTCAAGCGCATGGACGTCGACCTCATGCGCCGCACCACGCACGCCGAACTGCTGCGCATGGGCATCGACCTCAGGGACGTCGACCAGCCCATCGGTACCCTTTCGGGCGGCGAACGCCAGTGCGTGGCCATCGCGCGGGCGGTCCACTTCGGCGCGAAGGTGCTCGTCCTCGACGAGCCCACCGCGGCGCTCGGTGTGAAGCAGTCCGGCGTCGTCCTGAAGTATGTGGCCGCGGCTCGCGACCAGGGGCTGGGTGTCGTACTCATCACCCACAACCCGCATCACGCGTACCTCGTGGGTGACCGCTTCGTCCTGCTGAAGCGGGGCACCATGGTGGGCCATCACACACGGGACGAGATCACCCTCGACGAACTGACCCGGCAGATGGCGGGCGGCAGCGAACTCGACGACCTCCGGCACGAGCTGGAGAAAAGCACTCCCTGA
- a CDS encoding cytochrome P450 family protein, whose translation MADVIDLAEYGEGFRTDPHTVYAELRALGPVHRVRLPPPERYDTWLVVGHEEARAALADPRLAKDVAGLDIRPVEEEAIGRHLLIADPPHHTRLRSLVTRAFTARRIEAMRPRIQAITDELLDAMLPLGRADLVEAFSYPLPITVICELLGVPEMDRTAFRDMSNEFVAPTSEEGFLGSVERLGAYLTELIEDKRVAGPADDLLSALIRTTAEDGDRLSPGELRGMAFLLLIAGHETTVNLITNTVHTLLRHPAQLAEVRADPALVDAAVEETLRYEGPVENATFRYAARPLEIGGTAIAQGDPVLIGLAAAGRDGARYPAADRFDPHRDTRGHLAFGHGIHYCLGAPLARLEARTALHTLLRRAPALALDGPPGEWLPGMLIRGTRSLPVRW comes from the coding sequence ATGGCGGACGTGATCGATCTGGCGGAGTACGGCGAGGGGTTCCGCACGGACCCCCACACCGTCTACGCCGAACTGCGCGCACTCGGCCCGGTCCACCGGGTGCGGCTGCCACCACCGGAGCGCTACGACACCTGGCTCGTCGTCGGCCACGAGGAGGCCCGCGCCGCCCTCGCCGACCCGCGGCTCGCCAAGGACGTCGCCGGACTCGACATCCGGCCGGTCGAGGAGGAGGCGATCGGCCGGCATCTGCTGATCGCCGACCCGCCGCACCACACCCGGCTGCGGTCCCTGGTCACCCGCGCGTTCACCGCACGGCGCATCGAGGCGATGCGGCCCCGGATCCAGGCGATCACCGACGAGCTGCTGGACGCGATGCTGCCGCTGGGACGGGCGGATCTGGTGGAGGCGTTCTCCTACCCGCTGCCGATCACGGTCATCTGCGAGCTGCTCGGGGTGCCGGAGATGGACCGGACCGCGTTCCGGGACATGTCGAACGAGTTCGTGGCGCCCACCAGCGAGGAGGGCTTCCTCGGCTCCGTGGAGCGGCTCGGCGCCTACCTCACCGAGCTGATCGAGGACAAGCGGGTCGCGGGCCCCGCCGACGACCTGCTGAGCGCGCTGATCCGCACCACGGCGGAGGACGGCGACCGGCTCTCCCCCGGGGAGCTGCGCGGCATGGCCTTCCTGCTGCTCATCGCGGGCCACGAGACCACGGTCAACCTCATCACCAACACCGTGCACACCCTGCTCAGGCACCCCGCGCAGCTCGCCGAGGTGCGCGCCGACCCCGCGCTCGTGGACGCCGCCGTGGAGGAGACCCTGCGCTACGAGGGCCCGGTGGAGAACGCCACCTTCCGCTACGCGGCCCGGCCGCTGGAGATCGGCGGCACCGCCATCGCGCAGGGCGACCCGGTGCTGATCGGACTCGCGGCGGCCGGCCGGGACGGCGCCCGCTATCCGGCGGCGGACCGCTTCGACCCGCACCGCGACACCCGCGGCCACCTCGCCTTCGGCCACGGCATCCACTACTGCCTGGGCGCCCCGCTGGCCCGCCTGGAGGCCCGCACCGCCCTGCACACACTCCTGCGCCGCGCCCCCGCCCTCGCCCTGGACGGCCCGCCGGGCGAATGGCTCCCGGGCATGCTGATCCGCGGTACCAGGAGCCTGCCGGTCCGCTGGTAG
- a CDS encoding Gfo/Idh/MocA family protein, with product MRIGIIGTGRIGTVHANTLSRHREVGSLILTDADPARAQTLAHRLGETAAPGVDEIFTWGVDAVVISTTTQAHADLVGRAARSGLPVFCEKPIALDLPGTLRALTEVAAAGTVLQMGFQRRFDPGYAGARAAVRAGRLGRLHTVRALTSDRTPPPADWLPLSGGLFRDTLIHDFDALRWVTGQEITEVYARGSDAGPAMFREAGDVDTGAAVLTLDDGTLATATATRLNGAGYDVRMELAGERDQIVVGLDDRTPIASTEPTGPPAADKPWTGFLERFGPAYEAELNAFVDVLLGQRPNPCDGHEALQALRIAEACERSRREHRPVRLAEIPDGTAGG from the coding sequence ATGCGCATCGGGATCATCGGAACGGGCCGGATCGGCACCGTTCACGCGAACACGCTCAGCCGCCACCGCGAGGTCGGCTCACTGATCCTCACGGACGCCGATCCGGCGCGGGCCCAGACTCTGGCGCACCGGCTGGGCGAGACGGCCGCGCCCGGCGTCGACGAGATCTTCACCTGGGGCGTCGACGCGGTGGTGATCAGCACGACGACCCAGGCGCACGCCGACCTGGTCGGCCGGGCCGCGCGCTCCGGGCTCCCGGTGTTCTGCGAGAAGCCGATCGCCCTGGACCTGCCGGGCACCCTGCGGGCGCTCACCGAGGTGGCGGCGGCCGGGACGGTCCTCCAGATGGGCTTCCAGCGCCGCTTCGACCCGGGGTACGCCGGTGCGCGCGCGGCGGTGCGCGCGGGACGGCTCGGGCGCCTGCACACCGTGCGCGCGCTGACCTCGGACCGCACACCGCCGCCGGCCGACTGGCTGCCGCTGTCCGGCGGCCTGTTCCGCGACACGCTGATCCACGACTTCGACGCGCTGCGCTGGGTGACCGGCCAGGAGATCACCGAGGTGTACGCCCGGGGCTCCGACGCCGGTCCCGCCATGTTCCGGGAGGCCGGTGACGTCGACACCGGCGCGGCGGTGCTCACCCTGGACGACGGCACCCTCGCCACCGCGACGGCGACCCGGCTGAACGGCGCCGGCTACGACGTCCGTATGGAGCTGGCCGGGGAACGCGACCAGATCGTCGTCGGCCTCGACGACCGTACGCCGATCGCGTCCACCGAACCGACCGGGCCGCCGGCCGCGGACAAGCCGTGGACCGGGTTCCTGGAGCGCTTCGGCCCCGCCTACGAGGCCGAGCTGAACGCCTTCGTCGACGTCCTGCTCGGCCAGCGCCCCAACCCCTGCGACGGCCACGAGGCCCTCCAGGCGCTCCGGATCGCCGAGGCGTGCGAGCGGTCCCGCCGCGAGCACCGGCCGGTGCGGCTGGCGGAGATCCCGGACGGCACGGCGGGCGGCTGA